The following is a genomic window from Aminivibrio sp..
GCTGGTACGTTCCCACCTATATCATCAAGGGAGACGAAGCCCGGGGAATCAAGCCGGTCGCACCGGACCTGAAATCAGTGGCCGACCTTCCGAAGTACTGGGAACTCTTCAAGGATCCGGAAAACCCGAAGAAAGGCCGTCTTTTCAACGGACCGGCGGGCTGGAAGGTCACGTCCATCAACGAGATGAAAATCAGGGGCTATGGGCTCGACAAACAGTACGACGCCTTTTCCGCGGGCTCGGAGACCGCCCTCTCCACGGCCATCAAGAGGGCGTACGACCGGGGTCAGCCGATCCTGGCCTATTACTGGGAGCCTACGTGGGTCATGGGACTTCTTGACATGACCAGGCTCGAAGAGCCTCCCTACGATGAAAAGCTCTGGAACGACGAGAATCTGTACGCCTGCGCCATTCCTTCCGTCCGGGTCCTCGTGGTCGCCAACGCGAAGTTCGTGGAGGCCAACCCCGACATCGCGGCATTTCTGAAGAACTACGGAACGACCCTTGAGCAGAACAACAAGGTCCTCGCCTTCATGTTCGAGACGAAGGCCGATACGCGGCAGGCGGCCATCTGGTTCCTGCGGAACTTCGAGGATGTCTGGACATCCTGGGTCCCCTCCGACGTGGCCGAAAAAATCACCGCTGCGCTGAAGGAGGAGAAATAGTTGGACGCCCCATCGCAGCAGGACTTCAGCGCAGGCGCTGCGCCGGGCACTGAGGCCATTCTGATCCGGGACCTGTGGAAAATCTACACCCGGAAAAAGGGCATGACCGTCTCCTCGGCGGACGTGGAGAACGAAGAGCTCGTAGAGGAACTTGACAGGGGAGAGGACGCCGTCGTGGCGATGAAAAACGTTTCGCTGGAAATCAGGCAGGGCGAGACGTTCATCATCATGGGCCTTTCAGGCAGCGGCAAGTCGACCCTTATCCGGTGCCTGCTGCGTCTCGTGGAACCCACCTCCGGAGAAATCATCATCAACGGCGAGAACGTGACAGCCATGAACAAGCGGCAGCTCGTCAATTTCCGGAGAGAAAAAATCGCCATGGTCTTCCAGCACTACGGTCTGCTGCCCCACCGCACGGTCCTTCAGAACGTCACCTTCGGCCTGAAGCTCAGGGGAGAAGAGAAGGAAAGCAGAATGGGAAAGGCAGCGGACGCCATCGACAAGGTCGGCCTCAAGGGATGGGAGAAGTACTACCCCGCCTCCCTGAGCGGCGGCATGCGCCAGAGGGTGGGAATCGCCCGGGCGCTTGTCATGGACGCACCCATCCTGCTCATGGACGAGCCGTTCAGCGGTCTCGATCCCCTCATCCGGCGGGAACTGCAGGACGAGATGATCCATCTTCAGAAGGCGGTGCACAAGACCATCTTTTTCGTGACCCATGATCTTTCCGAGGCGCTCCGCATGGGAGACCGCATGGCCATCATGAAAAAGGGAGAGATCGTCCAGGTAGGGTCTCCCGACGAGGTCATAGCGAACCCGGCAGATGATTACGTCATGCGGTTCGTCAGCGACGAACGGGAACAGATGAGGCGGGCCGAGGAGGTCCTGGCCAGAAACAAGGCAGGAAAGGAGGGAGCATCCCATGTTTCCTGAAGCTTTTCGGTACCACGTGGCCGGCGCGGTCAATGACTTCATCGACAATCTCATCGAGGCCCACGCCCCCCTTTTCGATTCCATTTCCGACGGGATACTCTCGTTCCTCCTCGGAGTCAACTCGGTTCTCACGTTCATTCCGTGGTGGGCATACATAGCGGGTGTCTTTCTGATGAGCTGGTATTCCTCGAAAAAGCTCATTTCCTCCGTGATCCTGGCATCCCTGCCCTTTGTCATCGGCATGTTCGGTCTCTGGGCAATGGCGGTCGAAAGCCTTTCGGTTATCATCACCGCCGTTATCATGGCACTGATCATCGGGCTGCCCGTCGGCGTGCTCATGGCGGAAATGCGGCCGGTCGCCGCCGTTCTCCGGCCGCTTCTGGACGGAATGCAGACCATGCCGAGCTTTGTCTACCTTATACCGGCGATGATGCTCTTCGGCCTCGGCAAGGTCCCCGCCGTCCTCGCCACTCTTATCTATGCCCTTCCTCCCGTGATCAGGCTGACCGCCCTCGGGCTGAACCAGGTTCCCAAGCCCGTTGAGGAAGCGGCCCTGGCCTACGGCGCCACGCGCTGGCAGCTCATCAGGGAGGTGCGCCTTCCCCTCGCCATGCCGAGCATCCTGGCCGGCGTGAACCAGACCACAATGATGGCCCTGGCCATGGTCGTCATCTCCTCCATGATAGGCGCCCGGGGCCTCGGGCAGGAAGTCCTGCTCTCCATCAACCGCATCGACGTGGGAAGGGGGTTCGAAGCGGGCATGAGCGTGGTGTTCCTTGCCATCGTCATCGACCGCCTGACCCAGAACATGGCGAAGCGGTGGGAACCGCCCAAGAGGTAATTCCTGCCGTGGCGGAAAAACATCCGGGAACATCCGGCATGTTTGCTTTCCAGGGGAGCCTTCCCAGGCTCCCCGTTCTTCCTCTCGGGGAAACCCTCCGGAAATTTTTGGACAGGACGGCTCTTCTTCTTGACGCACAGGACCGGCATGAAGCGGAGGGGGCCGTTCTCTCCCTGAAAAAACAGCGACGGCGGACCCCCTCCCTCCCGGCACGGACAGGGCAGCGCCCCTCCGCATGAGCCGGTACAGAAACATGTTCGGCGCCACCGGAATTCCCGGCCTTTCAGGCGTCGGACTCGCATCGTGGCCGGAAAGCCGCCGCATCGCCGTCCTGTGCGGTAACGGGGGGCAATGGCCGGGTCGCCGAAGGACCACGAAAATCCTGAAGGGCGGCCTCCAGGGCCCACGGTAAAGGGATCGCGGAGCGGCCGGAACGGGGGAGACCGGCCGAGCCCTACACTGAGGTCAGCTTTCTCAGCACGGCGATGTAGTCGTCCTTTTTCATGATCTTCGGATTGTCGGGATTCGACGAGTTGGCCTCCGATTTCGCGGCGATTTCGTCGAAATCCTCTTCCCTGACGCCGAAAACCGAAAGGGAGGGCAGCTCAAGGTCCACGGCCATTCTCTTCACCTCTTCCACGGCCTTTTCCGCCCCCTCCCGGGGAGTGGAGAAAGCCTGGCCGAGACAGGCGGCAACCCGGGCATACCGGTCCACGCAGGCATCCATGGAAAACTCCATTATGGCCGGAAGGGCTATGGAATTGCAGGCCCCGTGAGGAGCGTCGTACATGGCGCCCAGAGCTTCGGCGAGACAGTGGACCGCCGCCACGTCGGAATGGCTGAAGGCCACTCCCGCAAGGAGGCTTCCGAGGAGCATCCCCTCCCGGGCCTCCATATCGGAACCGTCCTCCCAGGCCCTGCGGAGGTATCTGCCTATGAGTTCCATGGCCACGATGGCGGGAGCGTCGGAGAACGGCGTGGCAGCCCGGCAGGTATAGGCTTCGATGGCGTGGGTCAGGGCGTCCATCCCCGTGAATGCGGTGAGGCTCTTCGGCATGGTGGCCGTCATTTCAGGGTCGGCCAGAGCCGCCTTCGGGGCCAGCAGGGGGCTTTTGACGGTGAACTTGAATTTCGCCGCCGTGTCGGTGATGACGGAGCCGAAGGTCAGCTCGCTCGCCGTTCCCGCCGTGGTCGGCACGGCAATGATCGGAAGGGGGAGGGCGGAGGTTTTGAACCGTCCCTCGTATTCCCTGACTTTTCCGCCCGCCGCAGCCACGATGGCCACGGCCTTGGCGCAGTCAATGGGGCTGCCTCCCCCCACAGCCACGAGACAGTCCGCTCCCGTTTGGGACACTACGGCAGCCGCTGCATGGACGTTCCGGTCTTTCGGGTTGGGTTCCACGTCGAGAAACAGGTCCCAGGAAACGGACGCACGGTCAAGGCTCTCCGTGACGCGGTCGAGAAGTCCCGCCCCGCGGACTCCTTGGTCGGAGATGATCAGGACCCGCGTTCCGCCGATCCTTCCGACCTCCTCCCCTGTCCGGAGCGCCACCCCCCGGCCGA
Proteins encoded in this region:
- a CDS encoding ABC transporter substrate-binding protein, with the translated sequence MKMRTAIALILAVFCLFTVTPGAAAARPVTLVDFSWDSVQVHNRIAAYIIEKGYGKETDFIFAESLPGMMGIERGDADFSMEGWVDNLLDFWEKATAGGKMVSLGTNFPDAPQGWYVPTYIIKGDEARGIKPVAPDLKSVADLPKYWELFKDPENPKKGRLFNGPAGWKVTSINEMKIRGYGLDKQYDAFSAGSETALSTAIKRAYDRGQPILAYYWEPTWVMGLLDMTRLEEPPYDEKLWNDENLYACAIPSVRVLVVANAKFVEANPDIAAFLKNYGTTLEQNNKVLAFMFETKADTRQAAIWFLRNFEDVWTSWVPSDVAEKITAALKEEK
- a CDS encoding betaine/proline/choline family ABC transporter ATP-binding protein (Members of the family are the ATP-binding subunit of ABC transporters for substrates such as betaine, L-proline or other amino acids, choline, carnitine, etc. The substrate specificity is best determined from the substrate-binding subunit, rather than this subunit, as it interacts with the permease subunit and not with substrate directly.) → MDAPSQQDFSAGAAPGTEAILIRDLWKIYTRKKGMTVSSADVENEELVEELDRGEDAVVAMKNVSLEIRQGETFIIMGLSGSGKSTLIRCLLRLVEPTSGEIIINGENVTAMNKRQLVNFRREKIAMVFQHYGLLPHRTVLQNVTFGLKLRGEEKESRMGKAADAIDKVGLKGWEKYYPASLSGGMRQRVGIARALVMDAPILLMDEPFSGLDPLIRRELQDEMIHLQKAVHKTIFFVTHDLSEALRMGDRMAIMKKGEIVQVGSPDEVIANPADDYVMRFVSDEREQMRRAEEVLARNKAGKEGASHVS
- a CDS encoding proline/glycine betaine ABC transporter permease, with the protein product MFPEAFRYHVAGAVNDFIDNLIEAHAPLFDSISDGILSFLLGVNSVLTFIPWWAYIAGVFLMSWYSSKKLISSVILASLPFVIGMFGLWAMAVESLSVIITAVIMALIIGLPVGVLMAEMRPVAAVLRPLLDGMQTMPSFVYLIPAMMLFGLGKVPAVLATLIYALPPVIRLTALGLNQVPKPVEEAALAYGATRWQLIREVRLPLAMPSILAGVNQTTMMALAMVVISSMIGARGLGQEVLLSINRIDVGRGFEAGMSVVFLAIVIDRLTQNMAKRWEPPKR
- a CDS encoding iron-containing alcohol dehydrogenase, producing the protein MFPSFSYEMPTRVEFGRGVALRTGEEVGRIGGTRVLIISDQGVRGAGLLDRVTESLDRASVSWDLFLDVEPNPKDRNVHAAAAVVSQTGADCLVAVGGGSPIDCAKAVAIVAAAGGKVREYEGRFKTSALPLPIIAVPTTAGTASELTFGSVITDTAAKFKFTVKSPLLAPKAALADPEMTATMPKSLTAFTGMDALTHAIEAYTCRAATPFSDAPAIVAMELIGRYLRRAWEDGSDMEAREGMLLGSLLAGVAFSHSDVAAVHCLAEALGAMYDAPHGACNSIALPAIMEFSMDACVDRYARVAACLGQAFSTPREGAEKAVEEVKRMAVDLELPSLSVFGVREEDFDEIAAKSEANSSNPDNPKIMKKDDYIAVLRKLTSV